Genomic DNA from Bacteroides zhangwenhongii:
GGTTCATCCAGAAATAAAATATCCGGTTTATGAATCAAAGCGCAGCTCAATGCCAGTTTCTGCTTCATACCACCTGACAAAGCCCCTGCCCTTCTTTTCCTGAACGGTTCTATCTGTTGGTAGATATCTTTAATTAAATCATAATTCTCCTGAACTGTCGTATGGAACACGGTAGCAAAAAACTCCAGATTCTCTTCTACCGAAAGATCCTGGTAAAGTGAAAAACGACCGGGCATATATCCCACTTTCGTACGAATCTGTTTATAATCCGTTACCACATCCAGCCCGGCAACCATGGCCGTTCCTTTATCCGCCAGCAACAAAGTAGTCAGAATACGGAATAAGGAACTCTTACCGGCACCATCAGGCCCTATCAGACCAAAGATTTCTCCCCGTTCCACAACGAAAGAAACTTCTTTCAGCGCCTCCACTGTTCCATAGTTCTTGCCGACTTCTTTCACAACCACTATGGGTTCTCCCTTTTCCATCTCCTCTCCTTCAATTTTTAATCATTAATTTTTCAATGCCACTCCTCCGTACATACCAATCTTCAATGCTCCGTCATTCTTCACGGCAATTTTCACTGCATATACCAGATTAGCACGTTCGTTTTTCGTCAAAATAGTTTTGGGAGTGAACTCCGAACGGTCGGAAATCCAGGTCACTACCCCCGGATAAGCTTTCTGCTCCGAGTTTCCATAATCGGCATACACAGTTACCTCATCTCCCAGTTTCACTTGCGACAACTGTTCGGAGGTAATGTAAGCCCTCAAATACATGCGATCCACTTCAGCCACTTTAAACAGCGGTTTACCTATCGCCGCCAATTCACCGGCTTCTGCATATTTTGCCAATACTGTACCTTCGATAGGCGACTGGACATGACATTTAGCTAACTGATCCTCCATCTGTGCAACCTGTATGGCAACCGAATTTCCTTGTTCTATCAGGCTATTTGTACTATTCAGCAATGATGATTCCTGTGCGACAAGCTGCCTTTCAAGCAATTTGACTTGTGCATCCCAGTCGTCCAACTGTTTCTGATTCGCCGCTCCAGCGGCAAGCAGGTTTTCCACGCGTTTCTTTTCACGTTCAGCTGTTACTATTTGCTGTTTGGTAGCAGCTATCTGTTTAGCAAGATCCGGACGTTGGCTTTCCACTGATTTCATACTGGCCTCCAGTTGTAATTTCTTCAAATACAATTGCACCGTATCCACCAGTCCAATCTCCTCACCTGCTTTCAGTCTTGTCCCCTCTTCTACCTCCAGTCGCAACAACTTTCCGGCAGCTTCGGCAGAGACTATCACTTCTGTGGCTTCAAACGTGCCGGTTGCATCATAGCTGGGTATTCCCTTACCACAAGCAGCCAACATTATCAATGCCACTCCAACCATTCCTATCTTTGTCATTCGTTCCATATCTAAAGAAGTTATATTAATCATTCGTAGTATATTTCAATTGATAAATTCCCATTAACCGTTGAATTTCATGCAACGCTTTCGACTGACGTGCCAAACTCTCATTGGTCAATTCCCGAAGCATCTCGGTCACCGTCAATGTTCCATTCGCCACTTTGGCTTCTGCCGATTTGCGAATATTGGTACGCAAACGGATAATCTCATCATCATCCTGCATTTGCTTTTCCAATGATTGGATGGCCTGATCCTGTTGCGTCATCTCCAATCTTGTATTAAAAAGAAATACATCCCGGTTATTATCCAATTGCCGGCGTTTATTTTCAATTACCTTCCGGTCATTCTTCAAGGTGTACAAACTACCGAAATTCCATGAAAGGCGAACACCCGCAATATAGTAAGGAGAAAATTCATTTTTCAGCATATTCAGTCCGGGGTTTCCATAGGCTCCCTGCACAAACAATCCGAACTGTGGAAGATGACGCACATTCAAAGCTTTCTCCTGTACTTGTAATCCTACTCCCTGCGCATTAAACAAAGACAATTCCGGACGACGAATCTCACTGACAGCCGAAATCTCATCTTGAGGAACAGGTTTCTCCAAAACCGTTTCCTGCGACAACTTCTCTCCTACCAGAAGTGAAAGCATCTTCAAATATGCCATACGCGACGAAACCAGTTCAACTCTTTTCTGCTTTGTGTTCAACTGCTCCACTTTTACAGCATCCAAATCGGCCTGATTGGCAATGCCATTTTCTACGTAGGCAGTAATCTGGCGATAATTTCTCTCCAGTTCATCTTGCAACAATGCATTCTGTTTCAGCTGCTCGTCCAACAAAAGAATTCCAAAATAAAGGTCATTTACACGACTATTCAGCGCATACATATCCACATTCAGCTTTTCTTTCTCTATCTCCGCTTCCGCAGTCGTTTGTTTCTTCTGCATCCGGATTCCTCCGCCATCCCAGATTTTCTGTTGTAACTCCAACATCACCTGATATTGATCTTTCGGCAGTCCTTTCAAATCCACTCCGGGAAGCTTCACCGGAATTTCTGTTACATCACTCTGATAAGAAGCTTTAGCCGAAAGGGCAAACTGTGGCAAATATCCTTTTGCCGCATTCTCAAGATTATATTCCTTTGTTTTCTCCACCAGACCATACTGATGTACCAACGGATAATTTTCCTGCGTCTTCCGTTGACATTCTTCCAACGTTATCTGCGCATT
This window encodes:
- a CDS encoding HlyD family secretion protein, with the translated sequence MERMTKIGMVGVALIMLAACGKGIPSYDATGTFEATEVIVSAEAAGKLLRLEVEEGTRLKAGEEIGLVDTVQLYLKKLQLEASMKSVESQRPDLAKQIAATKQQIVTAEREKKRVENLLAAGAANQKQLDDWDAQVKLLERQLVAQESSLLNSTNSLIEQGNSVAIQVAQMEDQLAKCHVQSPIEGTVLAKYAEAGELAAIGKPLFKVAEVDRMYLRAYITSEQLSQVKLGDEVTVYADYGNSEQKAYPGVVTWISDRSEFTPKTILTKNERANLVYAVKIAVKNDGALKIGMYGGVALKN
- a CDS encoding TolC family protein — its product is MKRMFFSFSFLLFVSGINAQITLEECQRKTQENYPLVHQYGLVEKTKEYNLENAAKGYLPQFALSAKASYQSDVTEIPVKLPGVDLKGLPKDQYQVMLELQQKIWDGGGIRMQKKQTTAEAEIEKEKLNVDMYALNSRVNDLYFGILLLDEQLKQNALLQDELERNYRQITAYVENGIANQADLDAVKVEQLNTKQKRVELVSSRMAYLKMLSLLVGEKLSQETVLEKPVPQDEISAVSEIRRPELSLFNAQGVGLQVQEKALNVRHLPQFGLFVQGAYGNPGLNMLKNEFSPYYIAGVRLSWNFGSLYTLKNDRKVIENKRRQLDNNRDVFLFNTRLEMTQQDQAIQSLEKQMQDDDEIIRLRTNIRKSAEAKVANGTLTVTEMLRELTNESLARQSKALHEIQRLMGIYQLKYTTND